A stretch of DNA from Arthrobacter globiformis:
GCTCTGGTGACCGTTGACCTGAACCTGCCAGACATGGACGGCCTGGACGTGGCCCGGCATATCCGGGCGCGCTCTGAGGCGCCAATGCTGTTCATCACCGCCCGGGCCGAGCTCGACGACGAAATGGCCGGCTTGGCGTCCGGAGCCGCTGCGTATTTGATCAAGCCATTCCGCCCACGGCAGCTCACTGAGACAGTCAACAAACTCTGCCCCGTGGGCCCGCTGACGGCCCACGGCCTCGAGTCGCGCGCCTGAACGCGCCTGAGCGGACCTCGCGCCCGGCCGTGGGCCGCGCACCCAACCCGCCGGCCAACATCAGCAGCGGGCCGCCGGGCCGACGTCGTTCTTTCCTGTCCCCGCGTCCTATATCCGCAGGTGGCACTTCGGTTCCATAATGTCCCCGTATAACTTCGGGGACCCTCGCGCCCGGCGATGCTGCCGGGGTGCCAAGGAGTCCCAGGTGGCCGCCCCGGGTGTCGGCGAAATGGGCGGCGACGCGGCCCGGGCACGGACGGCCAGTCCGTTCCCGGCACCGAACAGGGGGACCATCGCCATCAACTCAATGAGGAGTGAACTGTCATGCTCAGAGACACAGAAGTCGCGGCTGTCCTTCCGGCGAAGGACGTGAACAGGGCGAAGGATTTTTACCGGGACAAGCTGGGACTGGAGCCCATGGAACCCGGGGACGACAACCTGATGTTCCAGTGCGGCAACGGGACGAGGTTCCTGCTGTACCAGACTGACAACGCGGGCACCGCAAGAAACACCCAGATGGGCTGGGTGACGGACGACGTCGAGCGGGACGTTCAGGACTTGCGGAGCCGCGGCGTCGTGTTCGAAGAATACGATTTTCCGGGACTGAAGACCGAGAACGGCATTGCCACCTCGGACGCGGGCAAGGCCGCCTGGTTCCTGGACAGTGAGGGCAATATTCTGAGCCTCTTCGAACGCCCGTAGCTCCGGAACAGTATTAACCGGAAAGGGGTCGGAACCACGCTGTTCCGGCCCCTTTCCGTCTATTCCGCGGCCCCCGGCCAGTGGTATCCAGCTGCTCCGCGGCGCTCCGGCCCCTCTGCGCGAACCAGGGCAGAGGGCCCCCAATGGAGAGGATTGAAGAAACTATGAATTCATCAATTCCTCAATCACGAGTCTGACCCAGCGCTGACCGCCCGTCAACCACTAATCCTTAGTGCGCGAAACGTAGGAGCGGGCGCTACTCTCCAATGACTCCCCCAGTACCGCCGCGGAGTCATCCGCCATGCTCCCCATATCAAGGGGCACGTCATCAAGGGGCACGTC
This window harbors:
- a CDS encoding VOC family protein, which translates into the protein MLRDTEVAAVLPAKDVNRAKDFYRDKLGLEPMEPGDDNLMFQCGNGTRFLLYQTDNAGTARNTQMGWVTDDVERDVQDLRSRGVVFEEYDFPGLKTENGIATSDAGKAAWFLDSEGNILSLFERP